TGGGCGGCATCGGCATCGCCCCGGGCGCAAACATCAACTACGAAAACGGCTACGCGATGTTCGAGGCCACACACGGCACCGCGCCGAAGTACGCCGGACTCGACAAGGTGAATCCCGGCTCGGTGATTCTCAGCGGCGAGATGATGCTGCAGTACATGGGCTGGAACGAGGCCGCCGCGCTCATCATCCGCGCCATGGACGCCACCATTCAGAAAAAGACCGTCACGTACGATTTTGCGCGTCTCATGGACGGCGCAACCGAAGTGTCGTGTTCGGCGTTCGCGACCGCGCTCATCGAAAACATGGCGTGACGCAGATCCCCACAATCACGTCCTCACACGCAGGAGTCCGATCATGAAAGCCGTTCACGCGCTTCTTGCGCTCGTCACCATCGCGGCGCTCACGGGCATGGCGCCCGCGCCCGAACCGAGCGATCTGATGAAGAAAAAAACTGAACACGCGCAGAACATTCTGCGGCAGCTCGCGCTCGCCGACCTCAAGGCCGTCAAGGCCGAGGCCGAGGCGCTGGAACGCCTGGTGCGCGAGACGGGCTTCGAAAAGGAGACCGCGCGCTACGCCGAATACGGCCGCGAATTCCTCCGCATCGTGAAGGAACTCGAGGTCGAGGCAGGCAAGCAGAACATGGCGGGCAGCTACTACCAGTTCACACGCATGACCTCGGTGTGTTTCTCCTGCCACGAGCACATCCGCGGTTCCTAGCCGCCCGCGTCTTTCCCTCGACCAAACACATCATCGTCTGAAAGGATCGCCATGTATCTCACCCATCAGGGCAAACACACGCGCCAGGCCCATGTCGGACTTCCCGAAGGCACCTTCGAGGAAGAGTTCGGACGCGAGGGTTTCTTCGGTCCCGTCTCGCATCTCTACCGCCTGCATCCGCCCACCGACTGGACGCGCTTCGAGGGCGACATGCGCCCGCACGCGTACGATTTCAACGAGGCGGATCCGTCCGACGGACGCGACGAACGCGGCATGCGCATCCGGCTGCTGTTCAACAACGATGTGGCCGTGCACGTGTCGCGCCGCGCCGCGTCGATGCCCTACTACTTCCGCAACGCCGACGGCGACGAGCTGCACTTCGTACACCGCGGCGAGGGTGTGATGGAGACCGATTTCGGCGAGATCGAGTTCGAGGCGGGCGACTACATCGTGATCCCGCGCTGCACGACCTACCGCGTGCATCCGCGGACAAAGGACACCTTTGTCCTGATTATCGAGTCGTTCTCGCGGGTGCGTCCGCCGTCGATGGCCGACAAGGGTGTGATAGGCATGCACGCGCTGTACGACGCCTCGGCGATCACGATCGCGCAGTTGCCCGCGTCGTACGACGAGCGCGCGGGCATCGAGCACGAAATCCGCGTGCAGCGCGAGGGCGAGATCTCGTCGATGTTTTACGGCTTCAATCCGCTCGACGCCGTGGGCTGGAAGGGCGACAATTACGTGTGGAAGATCAACGTGCGCGACATCCG
This portion of the Ignavibacteriota bacterium genome encodes:
- a CDS encoding homogentisate 1,2-dioxygenase; translated protein: MYLTHQGKHTRQAHVGLPEGTFEEEFGREGFFGPVSHLYRLHPPTDWTRFEGDMRPHAYDFNEADPSDGRDERGMRIRLLFNNDVAVHVSRRAASMPYYFRNADGDELHFVHRGEGVMETDFGEIEFEAGDYIVIPRCTTYRVHPRTKDTFVLIIESFSRVRPPSMADKGVIGMHALYDASAITIAQLPASYDERAGIEHEIRVQREGEISSMFYGFNPLDAVGWKGDNYVWKINVRDIRPVMSHRVHLPPPAHTTFLMNNAVVCTFLPRPLEEDADALKVPFFHRNADYDEVIFYHEGEFFSRDNIKPGMVTFHPTGFQHGPHPKALAKQDSLTRTNEIAVMLDTRNLLHIAPEAEAVEWKGYWESWKKR